Proteins encoded together in one Xyrauchen texanus isolate HMW12.3.18 chromosome 50, RBS_HiC_50CHRs, whole genome shotgun sequence window:
- the capn8 gene encoding calpain-8 — protein sequence MSNITKVLSKRQDRGEGLGTNENAVPYNKQDFQSLRSECLGKRALFCDPTFPATAESLGYNELGRYSSKTRGVEWKRPKEMCSNPQFIVDGAKRTDICQGALGDCWLLAAIASLTLDNNILGRVVPPGQSFTEDYAGIFHFQFWQYGEWVDVVIDDRLPTRDGKLLFVHSVEGSEFWSALLEKAYAKVNGSYEALSGGCTIEGFEDFTGGIAENFELSKAPPYLFKLIQKALGLGSLLGCSIDITSAYETEAVTSLKLVKGHAYSLTGAEEVHFNGQPVQLVRIRNPWGEVEWTGAWSDNSKEWDSIRPEEKTKLDYSAEDGEFWMAYSDFVKQFSKIEICNLSPDNLTTDELSRWNFYQFEGSWRVGSTAGGCRNNTATFCSNPQFVIKLEDVDDDPHDGEDGCTILVGLMQKDGRKDKRFGRDINTIGFAIYEVPQEYKGRSNIHLGPDVLLRQKSVAGSNTFINLREICERFKLPPGEYVIIPSTFEPHRKGSFILRVFTEKEVDASPMDAEINANVKKYYISESEVDPHFKHLFSQFAGNDTEVSVFQLKQLLDDVVSKRTILKTDGFSMETCRHIVSLLDRDGSSKLGLVEFHTLWIKIQKYLEIFKKHDKDNSGTISSHEMRDAVKEAGFQLNTEVLQVIISRYANLKCAIDFDCFVGCLIRLEMLFKMFRTFDKKNTGKIELDILQWLCLSLS from the exons ATGTCTAATATTACTAAAGTGCTTTCTAAGAGGCAGGATAGAGGAGAAGGATTGGGAACCAACGAAAATGCAGTTCCCTATAACAAGCAGGATTTCCAGAGCCTACGGAGTGAGTGTTTGGGGAAAAGAGCCCTTTTCTGTGACCCGACCTTCCCGGCTACCGCGGAATCTCTGGGCTACAATGAACTTGGACGGTATTCCTCCAAAACCCGAGGAGTGGAGTGGAAGAGACCTAAG gaGATGTGCTCAAACCCTCAGTTCATTGTTGATGGAGCCAAGCGGACTGATATCTGTCAAGGAGCTTTAG GTGACTGTTGGTTGCTGGCGGCTATTGCCTCTCTCACTCTTGATAATAACATTCTGGGGCGCGTAGTTCCACCTGGACAAAGCTTTACGGAGGACTATGCCGGCATCTTTCACTTTCAG TTCTGGCAGTATGGTGAATGGGTGGATGTTGTCATTGATGACCGGCTGCCCACCAGAGATGGAAAGCTGCTGTTTGTTCACTCTGTCGAAGGGTCAGAGTTCTGGAGTGCTCTGCTGGAAAAGGCATATgcaaa GGTAAATGGCTCATATGAAGCTCTGTCAGGAGGCTGCACGATTGAAGGTTTTGAGGATTTCACTGGAGGAATTGCTGAAAACTTCGAACTGAGCAAAGCTCCTCCATACCTGTTTAAACTCATTCAGaaagcactagggctgggatctCTGCTGGGCTGCTCTATTGAT ATTACCAGTGCATATGAGACAGAAGCAGTTACCAGCCTGAAGCTGGTGAAGGGACATGCCTACTCACTCACTGGTGCAGAGGAG GTTCACTTCAATGGGCAGCCGGTGCAATTGGTGCGTATCAGGAACCCATGGGGAGAGGTGGAGTGGACAGGTGCTTGGAGTGATAA CTCTAAAGAGTGGGACAGCATCCGACCAGAAGAGAAAACTAAACTGGATTATTCAGCTGAGGATGGGGAATTCTG GATGGCGTATTCTGACTTTGTGAAGCAATTCTCAAAGATAGAGATTTGTAATCTGAGTCCAGACAATCTGACAACGGACGAGCTGAGCCGCTGGAACTTCTACCAGTTTGAAGGCAGCTGGAGGGTGGGCTCCACTGCAGGTGGCTGCAGGAACAACACAG CAACATTCTGCTCAAACCCTCAGTTTGTGATCAAGCTGGAGGACGTGGATGATGATCCTCATGATGGAGAAGATGGCTGCACTATCCTAGTGGGACTGATGCAGAAAGACGGACGTAAAGACAAACGTTTTGGACGTGATATTAATACAATTGGCTTTGCCATCTATGAG GTTCCACAAGAG TACAAGGGTCGCAGTAATATTCATCTTGGCCCTGATGTACTGCTGCGTCAGAAATCTGTTGCGGGGAGCAACACCTTCATCAACCTGCGAGAGATATGCGAGCGTTTCAAACTGCCTCCTGGTGAATATGTCATTATCCCCTCCACTTTTGAGCCACACCGCAAGGGCAGCTTCATACTACGTGTGTTCACTGAGAAAGAAGTTGATGCCAG TCCGATGGATGCAGAAATCAATGCAAATGTGAAAAAG TATTACATATCCGAGAGTGAAGTGGACCCACATTTCAAACACCTTTTCTCGCAGTTTGCTGGAAAT GACACTGAAGTGTCTGTGTTTCAACTGAAGCAGTTACTGGACGATGTTGTGTCTAAAA GAACAATTCTAAAGACAGATGGATTCAGTATGGAAACATGTCGCCACATCGTCAGCCTACTAGAT AGAGACGGCAGCTCCAAACTTGGCCTGGTGGAGTTTCACACACTGTGGATAAAGATTCAGAAATATTTG GAAATTTTTAAGAAGCACGACAAAGACAACTCAGGAACTATAAGTTCCCATGAGATGAGAGATGCGGTGAAAGAAGCAG GGTTCCAGCTGAACACCGAAGTACTTCAGGTGATAATCTCACGTTATGCAAACCTGAAGTGCGCCATTGACTTTGATTGCTTTGTGGGCTGCTTGATCCGCTTGGAGATGCTCTTCA AAATGTTTAGAACATTTGATAAGAAGAACACTGGGAAAATTGAGTTGGATATCTTGCAG TGGCTTTGCTTGTCCCTCAGTTGA